The window TAAGAAAGAAAaatacaacatatatataaatctgCAAGATATGTTGAAATAAAAATGTACTCACTGTTAGCAAAAATCTGCCTTTTTATACGGATTGTTCAATACTACAGAAAATATAAACACAAAATTGTTTTTGTTTAATACAAGGGGCTGCACCTGATCTCTCATTTTCTCACAGGTTGCCTACGTACCCCGGGCTAAGCTCCTATGGGGATCAAGCCCAAACGTAGTTCTTTACATTACTATAATTCTTTACATTTGTAAATTTCTAATCAAAACTGATAATCAGCATCCTTCTAACTAGTAGCTTTCTTCTTTTGTTGGATCTGCAATTCAACAACTTCATTGGTTTTAGCTTATCCATCTCCGTTGCAGAAATCGTCAATCAAAGGATCACTTTCACCAGCACAGATGTCGAATAAACAAAAACGGGTTGAGTTCCTTTTTCCTTGTCTGCTCACGAACAACAACATTATCATCAGATGAAAGAAATGGATGTTTTAATAGCATATCAGCAGTCCATCGCGATCTCGGCTCCTTAACAAGACACTTTTTCAGAAAATCTTCAGCCTCTTTTGATAATCTTTTGTTCTGCAAATCCGGTGATCCCATTCCAATTTTGCACAATAGATAAACAACATTGTCAGCTTCACTGCAATCCCACACTGTCTTCCCGGTAACCATCTCAAAAACAGTGCATCCGAAAGCCCAAATATCAGCTTCAGGTCCGTACTCGTTATCAAAAACTGATTCTGGCGCCATGTACATAGGTGTTCCTTTGAGTCCGTGCTTTCTTTTCTGACTCTTTACTCCTCCAACCTTCTTCGCGAACCCGAAATCAGCAATTTTGGCAACTTTATCAGTACCAACAAGAAGAATGTTATCTGGTTTAATGTCACGGTGAACAAAACCTCTTCCATGAATATGACTAAGCCCGAATAGAATCGATTTCGCGTACTGTTTTACCTCAAAATCTTGCAACCGGTGCCTTGAATTTTGACCAATCCGATCAGCTAAACTTCCAGCAGACGCGTACTCGAGTAACATGTTGTACAATATCTTCCCATCTTCTTCAGTAACATTAGCTCCGAAACATCGAATAACGTGATCACAATCTTGAAACTCGTGTAGTAATTCTCTCTCTTTCTGTAACGACTTTGAACGCGAAAACAAGGCAGATTTTACTGCAATTGTCGACGGAATATCAATGGAGaagtttgttgttgttgctgaagtGACGATACCAAAACTTCCTCTTCCGATGGTTTTGCCTCTCGTCCATATTATTGGATGATCGCTGATCGCCGCCATTGAATCAATTTTTTTCTTGCTCTCAATAGTAATTGATAACCtggtttttgttttgttttggtaACTTTCTGTTATTGCTATACTTACTTATATATAAGTAGAAGTTACCTAGTTTTCCTTTTCCCTATTAACATATGATTACGTGTTTCTTGAGTTACAAGCTAGGTTTTTATTTTAGGGCCGAGAAACTAAAGTTGTAAAGTTTCCAAAATatgtttcttttctctttttcctatattgtagtaatttatAACAAATGATTACCATTTTTCCAAGTAATCTTACTAATAGCTGTTAATTAATAGGTACAAATTTGATGAGAAGTTCACGTATCTATATAAGTAATCTTTCCAGCTCTCCTTGGAATATTCTACcttgccaaaaagaaaaaagacacTATAAACAAAAAATATTGCTAGGGTATACTATAAACTATGCATTTTGTTATAGTATTttttatgaaataattatttatttatttatttatttattcaattcaataaaattttattttaaatagatcatgtaTTTGTTGTGTGTGCTTTGCAtgtatagtagatgatttagtgtatataATTGAGCTTATACACGAAGATTAAAttatcggttcttataagtcatAAAGTTTATGGTCACAATTTATTGACAAAGTTGCACAAACCGTCGGAATGgcgttgtagcacaagattaaatataatttatcttgattgtGAGAATgatttaattccaacttcttgtaCTTATACTCTAAAtcttgatattattattattagctgtgtatgttatttattgttttgatttattaaaagcaaGATTCTTTAACAAGCCTAGTAAATTGGACAATAGTAATatagggagaaattcaaaaatagctagatttataagtggtcattcaaaaatagccacaattttaaaagtaatagaaatttagccacttttcatgtaaagataatatactggaactccattATATTATACTGGAGGTCCAGCATAAATATACCTGAACTCCAGTATatttatactggagttccagtataatataccgaatccctagcataatatactggaagttcatacacatgtactccaatctccagtatattatgctggaactttccgcgtgttggagttccagcataatatgatggaagttcatacacaggtacatcgatctccagtatattatgctggaacttttcgtgttgcagcaaaatagtgactaattttcaatgactttgcaaatgctggttatttttgaatgaccagtccAAAAActagctagcccgtgctatttttacttgTAATATACTTACATTGacaaaataataattagttgatagaatccataTCTCGACTTTGAGATTGATAATATACCTTTTTGAAAGCTTATAAGGTTTTATGGATAAACCCGCCCAGTGAATTTTGTATCCAGGGCATAAAATAGGCTAAGCAAATGTCTAAAGGTAGTAATCgatatataaattaaattgtcagtaatttaaattgattgattaatatctgaatcttaacacgaGGAGTTAAATGAGGTTTTATGAAAGAATTTTTAAATTAAACTAAGGAGTACAATTACGAAATTTTAGTGAAATAATTCGCAATTTACTACGGTTGAAGttaatttcaaattttcgaaattaattccataatagggagccttgttaattaaattttatgGTCCCTGCTATTTTGACCCTGTGCGTGTATATATACATGGGTTTTAATTTCTGCCGTAGGGCTGGCCGAATTtttggttctttttttttttttctcaaattttGCTCATACTAAATTTATTCTTTCCGGATATTATTTGAGTAATACAATAGAAAACTACGTGACGTTAGGAGATTGTGATCGTGTTGGTCATGGCATTTTGATTAAGCTGTTCTTTTACTTTCTTAGTTACAATAACTCTTTTAGGAACCAATTGCTAAATTAACATTGCGTTTAATTTTGCATACAAAAGAGGCTTGCTGACAACTGTTGGCTGAACTTCCAATTGTTACGT is drawn from Nicotiana tomentosiformis chromosome 12, ASM39032v3, whole genome shotgun sequence and contains these coding sequences:
- the LOC104093740 gene encoding mitogen-activated protein kinase kinase kinase 20 codes for the protein MAAISDHPIIWTRGKTIGRGSFGIVTSATTTNFSIDIPSTIAVKSALFSRSKSLQKERELLHEFQDCDHVIRCFGANVTEEDGKILYNMLLEYASAGSLADRIGQNSRHRLQDFEVKQYAKSILFGLSHIHGRGFVHRDIKPDNILLVGTDKVAKIADFGFAKKVGGVKSQKRKHGLKGTPMYMAPESVFDNEYGPEADIWAFGCTVFEMVTGKTVWDCSEADNVVYLLCKIGMGSPDLQNKRLSKEAEDFLKKCLVKEPRSRWTADMLLKHPFLSSDDNVVVREQTRKKELNTISATEMDKLKPMKLLNCRSNKRRKLLVRRMLIISFD